In the genome of Gemmatimonadaceae bacterium, one region contains:
- a CDS encoding SRPBCC domain-containing protein, protein MNAAIAPATVVVRRTIAASAEDLFDAWLDPEALAIWMRPGGIKKTTAKVDPRVGGRYEIVMQGDSTFPHTGEYRVIDRPKRLVFTWISNGTEQRESLVTVDFLRTGRQTEVVVTHEQLPQSQRTSHTNGWTSALEHLDEQYAG, encoded by the coding sequence ATGAACGCCGCCATTGCTCCCGCGACCGTCGTCGTACGGCGCACGATTGCTGCCTCCGCCGAAGACCTGTTCGACGCCTGGCTCGATCCCGAGGCACTCGCCATCTGGATGCGGCCCGGCGGCATCAAGAAGACCACGGCGAAAGTGGATCCGCGCGTCGGAGGCCGCTACGAGATCGTCATGCAGGGCGACTCGACTTTTCCGCACACCGGCGAGTACCGCGTCATCGATCGCCCGAAGCGCCTGGTGTTCACCTGGATCTCGAACGGCACCGAGCAACGCGAATCGCTGGTCACGGTGGATTTTCTGCGCACCGGCCGGCAGACCGAAGTCGTCGTAACGCATGAGCAGCTGCCGCAAAGCCAGCGGACTTCGCACACCAATGGCTGGACCAGCGCGCTCGAGCATCTCGACGAACAGTACGCCGGTTGA